One stretch of Nocardia mangyaensis DNA includes these proteins:
- the lat gene encoding L-lysine 6-transaminase codes for MTIELERPGAAVTPANRVHEILSSHILADGFDLVLDLHKSHGRTLIDEINGTAYLDMFGFFASNALGMNHPALAGDKRFLAELATAALNKPSNSDIYTVEMARFVDTFARVLGDPRLPHLFFVDGGALAVENALKVAFDWKSRHNEERGRSPELGTKVLHLTGAFHGRSGYTMSLTNTDPIKTARFPKFDWPRIDTPHTFAGPDITALEAHAIAQAARAFADHPHDIACFIAEPIQGEGGDRHLRPEFLGAMQRLCHDNDALFVLDEVQTGVGMTGTTWAYQQLGLTPDVVAFGKKTQVCGIMAGGRVDEVVDNVFHVSSRLNSTWGGNLTDMVRTRRILEVLERDRLIERAGPLGAFLRDQLGQLAAAHPGTVSEVRGRGLMCAITLVTPDLRDRVVTVMRERQHVLLLGTGERGIRFRPPLTVTEEELVRAVDALDAVLMREPV; via the coding sequence GTGACCATCGAACTGGAGCGCCCCGGCGCGGCGGTCACCCCCGCCAACCGGGTCCACGAAATCCTGTCCTCGCACATCCTCGCGGACGGCTTCGACCTTGTGCTGGATCTGCACAAGTCCCATGGCCGCACGCTCATCGACGAGATCAACGGCACCGCCTATCTCGACATGTTCGGCTTCTTCGCCTCCAACGCGCTCGGGATGAACCATCCCGCGCTGGCCGGTGACAAACGCTTCCTCGCCGAATTGGCCACCGCCGCGCTGAACAAGCCGAGCAACTCCGACATCTACACCGTCGAGATGGCCCGCTTCGTCGACACCTTCGCCCGCGTCCTCGGCGATCCTCGGTTACCGCACCTGTTCTTCGTCGACGGTGGTGCGCTCGCGGTCGAGAACGCGCTCAAGGTCGCCTTCGACTGGAAGAGCAGGCACAACGAAGAGCGCGGTCGCTCACCGGAACTGGGCACCAAGGTGCTGCACCTCACCGGCGCCTTCCACGGCCGCAGCGGGTACACGATGTCGCTCACCAACACCGATCCGATCAAGACCGCTCGCTTCCCGAAATTCGACTGGCCCCGCATCGACACCCCGCACACCTTCGCCGGCCCCGACATCACCGCCCTCGAAGCGCACGCCATCGCCCAGGCGGCCCGAGCCTTCGCCGACCATCCGCACGACATCGCCTGCTTCATCGCCGAACCGATCCAGGGCGAAGGCGGTGATCGGCACCTGCGGCCGGAATTCCTCGGCGCCATGCAGCGGCTGTGCCACGACAACGACGCGCTGTTCGTCCTCGACGAGGTGCAGACCGGCGTCGGCATGACCGGAACCACCTGGGCCTACCAGCAATTGGGGTTGACGCCCGATGTGGTCGCCTTCGGGAAGAAGACCCAGGTCTGCGGGATCATGGCCGGTGGGCGCGTCGACGAGGTGGTCGACAATGTCTTCCACGTGAGCTCGCGGCTCAACTCGACCTGGGGTGGCAATCTCACCGACATGGTGCGGACCCGGCGGATTCTGGAAGTGCTGGAACGGGATCGGCTGATCGAGCGGGCGGGGCCGCTGGGCGCGTTCCTGCGCGATCAGCTCGGCCAGCTCGCCGCCGCGCATCCCGGCACGGTGAGCGAGGTCCGCGGTCGCGGGCTGATGTGCGCGATCACGCTGGTCACGCCGGACCTGCGGGACCGGGTGGTGACGGTGATGCGGGAACGCCAGCACGTGCTGTTGCTCGGGACCGGGGAGCGGGGTATCCGGTTCCGGCCGCCGCTGACCGTCACCGAGGAAGAACTCGTGCGTGCGGTGGACGCGTTGGACGCGGTGCTCATGCGCGAACCGGTGTAG
- a CDS encoding patatin-like phospholipase family protein has translation MTSTARTEQDPPSSPGTVSVAEVIEGRRVARDRVDGHRLALVIEGGGSRGVYSSGMVQALEELGLANVFDAVYGTSAGAINGAWLLCGRAATGMRSWTDPTIMRRVVDPVRILRGRPVFDLNYLVHRVYDGIEPMDFPAILANPTTFHPIATDIRTGQSVDLGPHIVDKPTLMTALRASAGLPLLAGPPVSLGGGSYFDGGLTETVPIRTAVRAGATHALVLRTRRTDELRPPAPLIHRVVGGGYMRAIAPGAYRAWSQRPGQQAVEDAFLASLGEQALQIHPPAHAPAIDSAARDTTLLTQALNLGRAAVHALLGDRPLPA, from the coding sequence GTGACCAGTACAGCGCGCACCGAGCAGGATCCGCCCTCGTCGCCGGGCACGGTCTCGGTGGCCGAGGTCATCGAGGGTCGGCGCGTGGCGCGAGATCGCGTCGACGGCCATCGACTCGCGCTGGTGATCGAGGGCGGCGGCAGCCGTGGGGTCTACTCCAGCGGCATGGTGCAGGCGCTGGAGGAGCTCGGTCTGGCGAACGTCTTCGACGCGGTCTACGGGACCTCGGCGGGCGCGATCAACGGGGCCTGGCTACTGTGCGGGCGCGCGGCGACCGGGATGCGGTCCTGGACCGATCCGACGATCATGCGCCGGGTGGTCGACCCGGTCCGCATCCTGCGTGGGCGGCCGGTGTTCGATCTGAACTATCTCGTGCATCGGGTCTACGACGGCATCGAGCCGATGGACTTCCCGGCGATTCTGGCCAACCCCACCACCTTCCACCCGATCGCCACCGACATCCGCACCGGTCAATCGGTGGACCTTGGTCCGCACATCGTCGACAAACCCACCCTGATGACCGCCCTGCGCGCCTCCGCGGGGCTGCCCCTGCTCGCGGGTCCTCCGGTGTCGCTCGGTGGCGGCAGCTACTTCGACGGCGGCCTCACCGAGACCGTTCCCATCCGCACCGCCGTGCGCGCGGGCGCCACCCACGCCCTCGTCCTGCGCACCCGCCGCACCGACGAACTGCGCCCACCCGCACCCCTGATCCACCGTGTGGTCGGCGGCGGCTACATGCGCGCCATCGCCCCCGGCGCCTACCGCGCCTGGTCCCAGCGCCCCGGCCAGCAGGCCGTCGAAGACGCTTTCCTGGCCTCGCTGGGCGAGCAGGCCCTGCAGATCCACCCGCCGGCGCACGCCCCCGCCATCGACAGCGCCGCCCGCGACACCACCCTGCTCACCCAGGCACTGAACCTCGGGCGGGCCGCCGTCCACGCCCTCCTGGGCGATCGACCGCTCCCTGCCTGA
- a CDS encoding aldehyde dehydrogenase family protein: MTQTVTEHFSEQLSLRARALLHGMGAELPTPGTLLARSPISGGILLPLTIDTPTTVDAAIGRAAGAFPAWRTVPAPVRAAVVRRLAELLVAHQGALAELVTLEAGKISAEALGEVQEMIDVCEFAIGLSRQLYGATMPSERPGHRLMETWHPLGVVGVISAFNFPVAVWAWNTAIALVCGDTVVWKPSETTPLTALACHTLLRRAAVDVGVNPEVHQLVQGDATVGHALVDDPRVALLSATGSVRMGAAVAPRVAARFGRCLLELGGNNAAIVAPSADLDLAVRGIVFAAAGTAGQRCTSLRRLIVHRSIADEVVGRIAAAYTQLRVGNPLEEGVLVGPLIDERAYTAMQEALVRAGQEGGVIVCGGERVDLIGPDAYYARPALVRMPKHTELVREETFAPILYVLTYDDFDTAIALNNDVPQGLSSSVFTLDQREAERFLSADGSDCGIANVNIGTSGAEIGGAFGGEKNTGGGRESGSDSWKAYMRRATNTINYSTELPLAQGIHFG; the protein is encoded by the coding sequence ATGACTCAGACCGTGACCGAGCACTTCTCCGAGCAGCTGTCGTTGCGCGCCAGGGCGTTGCTGCACGGCATGGGCGCCGAACTGCCCACGCCCGGCACCCTGCTCGCGCGCTCGCCCATCTCCGGCGGCATCCTGTTGCCGCTGACCATCGACACCCCGACGACCGTCGACGCCGCGATCGGCCGCGCGGCGGGCGCGTTTCCCGCCTGGCGCACGGTGCCCGCGCCGGTGCGGGCAGCCGTGGTGCGCAGACTGGCCGAGCTGCTGGTGGCCCATCAGGGCGCACTGGCCGAGCTGGTGACGCTGGAGGCGGGCAAGATCAGCGCCGAAGCGCTGGGCGAGGTGCAGGAGATGATCGACGTCTGCGAGTTCGCGATCGGCCTTTCGCGCCAGCTCTACGGCGCGACAATGCCTTCCGAGCGGCCCGGCCATCGGCTGATGGAGACCTGGCATCCGCTCGGGGTGGTCGGGGTGATCTCGGCGTTCAACTTCCCGGTCGCGGTGTGGGCGTGGAACACCGCGATCGCGCTGGTCTGCGGTGACACGGTGGTGTGGAAGCCCTCGGAGACCACCCCGCTGACCGCACTGGCCTGCCACACACTGCTGCGCCGCGCGGCGGTCGATGTCGGCGTGAATCCCGAAGTGCACCAGCTGGTTCAAGGCGACGCGACGGTCGGGCACGCCCTCGTCGACGATCCGCGCGTCGCCCTGCTCAGCGCGACCGGCTCGGTGCGGATGGGCGCGGCTGTCGCGCCCCGGGTGGCGGCGCGGTTCGGCCGGTGCCTGCTCGAACTGGGCGGCAACAACGCCGCGATCGTCGCGCCGAGCGCGGATCTGGACCTGGCGGTGCGTGGGATCGTCTTCGCGGCGGCGGGTACGGCCGGACAGCGCTGCACGAGTCTGCGCCGGTTGATCGTGCATCGGTCGATCGCCGATGAGGTGGTCGGGCGGATCGCCGCGGCCTACACCCAACTGCGCGTGGGCAATCCGCTCGAGGAGGGCGTGCTGGTCGGGCCGCTGATCGACGAGCGCGCCTACACCGCGATGCAGGAGGCGCTGGTGCGGGCCGGGCAGGAGGGCGGCGTGATCGTCTGCGGAGGTGAACGAGTCGACCTGATCGGGCCCGACGCCTACTACGCGCGGCCCGCGCTGGTCCGGATGCCCAAGCACACCGAGCTGGTGCGCGAGGAGACGTTCGCACCGATCCTCTACGTCCTGACCTACGACGATTTCGACACCGCCATAGCGCTCAACAACGATGTCCCCCAAGGTCTCTCGTCGTCGGTCTTCACCCTCGACCAGCGCGAAGCCGAGCGGTTCCTGTCCGCGGACGGCTCGGACTGCGGCATCGCCAATGTCAACATCGGCACCTCCGGCGCGGAGATCGGCGGGGCGTTCGGCGGCGAGAAGAACACCGGCGGCGGGCGGGAATCCGGGTCCGATTCCTGGAAGGCCTACATGCGCAGGGCCACCAACACGATCAATTACTCCACCGAGCTCCCCCTCGCCCAGGGGATCCATTTCGGCTGA
- a CDS encoding sulfurtransferase — MPVAPDPHPAFGSYAVPHRLVTTEWLSANIGVPGLKIIESNDDILLYDIGHVPGAVKIDWRGDLSDPVTRDYLDGAHFTELMRAKGIRREDTVVIYGDRGNAQAAHTAWIFTLFGHEDVRLLDGGRDAWISEERDTTFDLPSPTPSDYPSVERDDTVARAFREQVLTRLGDPLVDVRSAQEYAGDDKALDQDYATLRGGHVPTAVNIPWTHANAADGRFRSRAELDAVYGALPAEDLVVYSRVGERSSHTWFVLTFLLGRRSVRNYDGSWIEWGNSVRLPITRGTEPGSATAPRGPIN, encoded by the coding sequence GTGCCCGTTGCCCCGGATCCGCACCCCGCCTTCGGTTCCTACGCAGTCCCGCATCGATTGGTAACCACAGAATGGCTCTCCGCAAACATCGGCGTGCCGGGTTTGAAGATCATCGAGTCGAACGATGACATCCTGCTCTACGACATCGGCCATGTCCCCGGCGCGGTCAAGATCGACTGGCGTGGCGACCTGAGCGACCCGGTGACCCGGGACTACCTCGACGGCGCGCACTTCACCGAACTGATGCGCGCCAAAGGTATCCGTCGCGAGGACACCGTGGTGATCTACGGTGATCGCGGCAACGCCCAGGCCGCGCACACGGCCTGGATCTTCACCCTGTTCGGCCACGAGGACGTGCGCCTGCTCGACGGCGGCCGCGACGCCTGGATCTCCGAGGAACGCGACACCACCTTCGACCTGCCCTCTCCGACCCCGAGCGACTACCCCTCGGTCGAGCGCGACGACACGGTGGCGCGGGCGTTCCGCGAGCAGGTGCTCACCCGGCTCGGCGATCCGCTCGTCGACGTGCGCTCGGCCCAGGAGTACGCGGGCGACGACAAAGCCCTCGATCAGGACTACGCCACCCTGCGCGGTGGGCACGTGCCCACCGCGGTGAACATCCCCTGGACCCACGCCAACGCCGCCGACGGCCGTTTCCGGTCACGGGCCGAGCTGGACGCCGTCTACGGGGCACTGCCCGCCGAGGATCTCGTCGTCTACAGCCGGGTCGGCGAACGGTCCAGTCACACCTGGTTCGTCCTGACGTTTCTGCTCGGCCGCAGGTCGGTACGCAATTACGATGGATCCTGGATCGAATGGGGCAACTCGGTGCGGCTGCCGATCACACGCGGCACCGAACCGGGCAGCGCCACGGCCCCGCGCGGCCCGATCAATTGA
- a CDS encoding acetyl/propionyl/methylcrotonyl-CoA carboxylase subunit alpha, with protein sequence MPSHASARITKVLVANRGEIAVRVIRAAKDAGITSVAVYAEPDADAPFVKLADEAFALGGQTSAESYLVFDKILDAAAKSGADAIHPGYGFLSENADFAQAVIDAGLIWIGPSPQSIRDLGDKVTARHIAERANAPMAAGTKDPVKNADEVVAFAKEYGVPVAIKAAFGGGGRGMKVAHTIEEIPELFESATREAIAAFGRGECFVEQYLDKARHVEAQVIADQHGNVVVAGTRDCSLQRRFQKLVEEAPAPFLSDQVRAAIHDSAKRICREAGYYGAGTVEYLVQGETVSFLEVNTRLQVEHPVTEETAGIDLVRQQFAIANGEELSIKEDPTPRGHSFEFRINGEDAGRGFLPAPGPVAVYREPTGPGVRVDSGVVQGSVIGGQFDSMLAKLIVTGENRDQALQRARRALAEYEVDGLATVIPFHRAIVEDPAFIGDGEKFDVYTKWIETEWKNTVEPYTAGGVASDDDEEDLPRQKVVVEVGGRRVEVSLPGQFTLGGGAAGSAGNGVVRKKPKPRKRGGAGAGAASGDAVTAPMQGTVVKVAVEEGQTVEAGDLIVVLEAMKMENPVNAHKAGVVTGLAVEAGAAITQGTVLAEIK encoded by the coding sequence GTGCCCAGCCATGCCAGCGCACGGATCACGAAGGTACTCGTAGCTAACCGCGGCGAGATCGCGGTCCGCGTGATCCGGGCTGCCAAGGACGCGGGGATCACCAGCGTCGCGGTGTACGCCGAGCCCGATGCCGACGCGCCCTTCGTGAAGCTCGCCGACGAGGCGTTCGCCCTCGGCGGTCAGACCTCGGCCGAGTCGTATCTCGTGTTCGACAAGATCCTCGACGCCGCCGCCAAGTCCGGCGCCGACGCCATCCACCCGGGTTACGGCTTCCTCTCCGAGAACGCCGACTTCGCCCAGGCGGTCATCGACGCCGGGCTGATCTGGATCGGTCCCTCGCCGCAGTCCATCCGCGACCTGGGCGACAAGGTCACCGCGCGCCACATCGCCGAGCGCGCCAACGCGCCGATGGCCGCCGGTACCAAGGACCCGGTCAAGAACGCCGACGAGGTCGTCGCGTTCGCCAAGGAGTACGGCGTCCCCGTCGCCATCAAGGCGGCCTTCGGTGGTGGTGGCCGCGGCATGAAGGTCGCCCACACCATCGAGGAGATCCCCGAGCTGTTCGAGTCGGCGACCCGTGAGGCCATCGCCGCCTTCGGTCGCGGCGAGTGCTTCGTGGAGCAGTACCTGGACAAGGCCCGCCACGTCGAGGCCCAGGTCATCGCCGACCAGCACGGCAACGTGGTCGTCGCCGGTACTCGTGACTGCTCGCTGCAGCGTCGCTTCCAGAAGCTGGTCGAAGAGGCGCCCGCGCCGTTCCTGTCCGATCAGGTGCGCGCCGCCATCCACGATTCCGCCAAGCGCATCTGCCGCGAGGCCGGCTACTACGGCGCCGGCACCGTGGAGTACCTGGTGCAGGGCGAGACCGTGTCCTTCCTCGAGGTGAACACCCGCCTGCAGGTGGAGCACCCGGTCACCGAGGAGACCGCGGGCATCGACCTGGTGCGTCAGCAGTTCGCCATCGCCAACGGCGAGGAACTGTCCATCAAGGAGGACCCCACCCCGCGTGGCCACTCCTTCGAGTTCCGGATCAACGGTGAGGACGCCGGTCGCGGCTTCCTGCCCGCCCCCGGCCCGGTCGCGGTCTACCGCGAGCCCACCGGCCCCGGCGTGCGCGTCGACTCCGGTGTCGTACAGGGCAGCGTCATCGGCGGCCAGTTCGACTCGATGCTGGCCAAGCTGATCGTCACCGGCGAGAACCGCGACCAGGCGCTGCAGCGTGCGCGCCGCGCGCTGGCCGAGTACGAGGTCGACGGCTTGGCCACGGTCATCCCGTTCCACCGCGCGATCGTCGAGGACCCGGCCTTCATCGGGGACGGCGAGAAGTTCGACGTCTACACCAAGTGGATCGAAACCGAGTGGAAGAACACCGTCGAGCCGTACACGGCCGGCGGCGTCGCCTCCGACGACGACGAGGAGGACCTGCCCCGGCAGAAGGTCGTCGTCGAGGTCGGTGGCCGTCGCGTCGAGGTGTCGCTGCCCGGTCAGTTCACCCTCGGTGGCGGTGCCGCCGGTTCGGCCGGCAACGGTGTGGTCCGCAAGAAGCCCAAGCCGCGCAAGCGGGGCGGCGCCGGTGCCGGAGCGGCCTCCGGCGACGCGGTCACCGCGCCGATGCAGGGCACCGTCGTGAAGGTGGCCGTGGAAGAGGGCCAGACCGTCGAGGCGGGTGACCTGATCGTGGTGCTGGAGGCCATGAAGATGGAGAACCCGGTCAACGCGCACAAGGCCGGTGTGGTCACCGGGCTGGCCGTCGAGGCTGGTGCCGCGATCACTCAGGGCACCGTGCTGGCGGAGATCAAGTAA
- a CDS encoding helix-turn-helix transcriptional regulator, giving the protein MSDSWPRRRLLAILRGATEPLDAQELARITGQHVTTVRFHLDVLTRESLVRQFQQPPRGRGRPRIGYRAVQRSVGYQELAQVLADQLGPDPISRSAAAVEAGRAWGARMDIGAQPVETLADARDITMSLMSELGFAPEKELVGETPELVQINLTACPLRELARSHAEVVCGVHMGLMREVLERNGARGRVDVRLHPFVEPELCSARLELTLAAEESVATTGEQRVIAPSAPRVPPQLCDTDSDVFEQPAQQR; this is encoded by the coding sequence ATGTCCGATTCTTGGCCGCGACGACGACTGCTCGCGATCCTACGTGGCGCCACCGAGCCCCTCGATGCCCAGGAATTGGCCAGGATCACCGGACAGCACGTCACCACCGTCCGATTCCACCTCGATGTCCTCACCCGCGAATCGCTGGTTCGCCAATTCCAGCAGCCGCCCCGCGGCCGTGGTCGCCCCCGCATCGGCTATCGCGCGGTGCAGCGTTCGGTCGGCTACCAGGAGCTCGCGCAGGTGCTGGCCGACCAGCTCGGCCCCGACCCGATCAGCCGCTCCGCCGCCGCCGTCGAGGCGGGTCGTGCCTGGGGCGCCAGGATGGACATCGGCGCGCAGCCGGTCGAGACACTGGCCGACGCGCGCGACATCACCATGTCGCTGATGTCGGAACTCGGGTTCGCGCCGGAGAAGGAACTGGTCGGCGAGACGCCCGAACTCGTGCAGATCAACCTGACCGCCTGCCCGTTGCGGGAACTGGCCCGCTCGCACGCCGAGGTGGTGTGCGGGGTGCACATGGGGTTGATGCGGGAAGTGCTCGAGCGCAACGGGGCCCGTGGTCGCGTCGACGTGCGCCTGCACCCGTTCGTCGAGCCCGAGCTGTGTTCGGCTCGGCTGGAACTGACCTTGGCGGCGGAGGAATCCGTGGCGACGACGGGGGAACAGCGGGTGATCGCGCCGTCAGCCCCGCGCGTCCCGCCACAGCTGTGTGACACCGACTCCGACGTCTTCGAGCAGCCTGCGCAGCAGCGGTAG
- a CDS encoding Lrp/AsnC family transcriptional regulator, which produces MADTPARPQLDDIDRLLIKELMSDGRATLSNLAEKASLSVSAVQSRVRRLEARGVIRGYAAHVDPEALGHLLSAFVAITPLDPSQPDDAPALLQHIPGIEACHSVAGEESYVLLVRVASPRHLEQLLQEIRATANVRTRSTIILQTFYDR; this is translated from the coding sequence ATGGCGGATACACCGGCTCGGCCCCAGCTCGACGACATCGATCGCCTGTTGATCAAGGAATTGATGAGCGATGGTCGCGCCACGTTGTCGAATCTGGCGGAGAAGGCCAGCCTCTCGGTCTCGGCGGTGCAGTCGCGGGTGCGCAGGCTCGAAGCGCGCGGGGTGATCCGCGGCTACGCGGCGCACGTGGATCCCGAAGCGCTCGGACACCTGCTGTCGGCATTCGTCGCGATCACTCCTCTCGACCCGTCCCAGCCCGATGACGCGCCCGCATTGTTGCAGCACATCCCCGGCATCGAGGCCTGCCACTCGGTCGCGGGCGAGGAGAGCTACGTCCTGCTGGTGCGGGTGGCCTCACCCCGGCACCTGGAACAGCTGCTGCAGGAGATCAGGGCAACCGCCAACGTGCGGACGCGCAGCACCATCATCCTGCAGACATTCTACGATAGGTAA
- a CDS encoding acyl-CoA carboxylase epsilon subunit yields the protein MTTVAEEDVLTAAELELVVEPLVEEVELSVSAVAEEPVAPIGEPLFHVLKGAPTDEDIAALAAVLSAAAAAAPAEGTRGPVDAWGKPTMMHRGTSPFSPYAYPLLSHLR from the coding sequence GTGACAACTGTGGCAGAAGAAGACGTGTTGACCGCCGCCGAGCTCGAGCTCGTCGTCGAACCACTCGTCGAAGAGGTCGAACTGTCGGTGAGCGCGGTGGCCGAGGAGCCGGTGGCACCCATCGGCGAGCCGTTGTTCCACGTCCTCAAGGGCGCACCCACCGATGAGGACATCGCTGCGCTGGCCGCCGTGCTGAGCGCGGCCGCTGCCGCGGCGCCCGCCGAGGGCACGCGCGGTCCGGTCGACGCCTGGGGCAAGCCGACGATGATGCACCGGGGCACCTCCCCGTTCTCGCCGTACGCGTACCCGCTGCTGTCGCACCTGCGCTGA
- a CDS encoding Maf family protein: MTRLVLASASPARLGVLRTAGIDPVVRVSGVDEDAVAAALAPETTADEIVVALARAKAVDVAAVIPELAADCVVVGCDSMLLVDGQLQGKPHTPEVARERWAGMAGRSADLLTGHCVLRLREGVIVAESAQCSSTTVHFAKPGPDELDAYIATGEPLQVAGAFTLDGLGGWFVDRIDGDPSSVIGIGLPLLRRLLEDVGVGVTQLWRDARG; the protein is encoded by the coding sequence GTGACGAGACTGGTACTGGCTTCGGCCTCCCCCGCCCGTCTCGGAGTTCTGCGCACGGCGGGCATCGATCCCGTCGTGCGCGTCTCCGGAGTGGACGAGGACGCGGTCGCGGCCGCGCTTGCCCCTGAGACCACCGCCGACGAGATCGTCGTCGCCCTGGCACGCGCCAAGGCGGTCGACGTCGCCGCGGTGATTCCCGAACTCGCCGCCGACTGTGTCGTCGTCGGCTGCGATTCGATGCTGCTCGTCGACGGGCAGCTGCAAGGCAAACCGCACACCCCCGAGGTCGCGCGCGAGCGCTGGGCAGGCATGGCCGGTCGCAGCGCGGATCTGCTCACCGGGCACTGTGTGCTGCGGCTGCGCGAGGGCGTGATCGTCGCCGAGTCGGCGCAGTGCAGCTCCACCACCGTGCATTTCGCGAAGCCGGGGCCCGACGAGCTCGACGCCTACATCGCCACCGGCGAACCGTTGCAGGTCGCGGGGGCGTTCACCCTCGATGGCCTCGGTGGCTGGTTCGTCGACCGGATCGATGGCGACCCGTCGAGCGTGATCGGCATCGGCCTACCGCTGCTGCGCAGGCTGCTCGAAGACGTCGGAGTCGGTGTCACACAGCTGTGGCGGGACGCGCGGGGCTGA